Proteins encoded within one genomic window of Aquarana catesbeiana isolate 2022-GZ linkage group LG03, ASM4218655v1, whole genome shotgun sequence:
- the LOC141133407 gene encoding uncharacterized protein has product MSLGKDKPYPCSHCKKSFLCKAHLTIHLRVHTGEKPFSCSECEKCFSVVSHLNNHKRIHTGEKPFRCSECDKCFTEKGHLINHQRIHTGVKPFQCSECDKCFSQKAHLTQHQITHTGEKPFRCTECDKYFSLKKLLARHQKSHTGEKHFRCSECNKCFARKAQLILHQMTHTGEKPFRCSECDTCFTEKRSLTQHQRIHTGEKPYACPECGKCFSYKISFVQHQKTHTGEKPYRCSECDKCFSQKTNLTRHQRIHIEEKQFI; this is encoded by the coding sequence ATGAGTCTGGGAAAAGACAAGCCATATCCGTGCTCTCACTGCAAGAAAAGTTTTCTTTGTAAGGCACATCTTACAATTCACCTGCGGGTTCATACTGGAGAGAAACCGTTTTCATGTTCTGAATGTGAAAAATGCTTTAGTGTTGTATCACATCTCAATAATCATaagaggattcacacaggagagaagcctttcagatgttcagaatgtgacaagtgCTTCACAGAAAAGGGTCATCTGATTAACCACCAAAGGATTCACACAGGAGTGAAGCCATTTCAATGTTCAGAATGTGATAAATGCTTCTCACAGAAGGCACATCTTACACAACACCAGATAACTCATACAGGAGAGAAACCATTTAGATGTACAGAATGTGACAAGTACTTTTCACTGAAGAAACTTCTTGCTCGACACCAGAAAAGCCACACAGGAGAGAAGCATTTTCGATGTTCAGAATGCAACAAGTGTTTCGCGCGGAAGGCACAGCTTATCCTGCACCAGATgactcacacaggagagaaacctTTTAGATGCTCAGAATGTGATACATGCTTCACAGAAAAGAGAAGTCTTACtcaacaccagaggattcacacaggagagaagccatatgcATGCCCGGAATGTGGCAAGTGCTTCTCTTATAAAATAAGTTTTGTTCAACATCAGAaaactcacacaggagagaagccatatagatgttcagaatgtgacaaatgCTTCTCACAAAAGACAAATCTTACccgacaccagaggattcacattGAAGAGAAGCAGTTTATATGA